The Clostridium cylindrosporum DSM 605 genome has a window encoding:
- a CDS encoding tetratricopeptide repeat protein yields the protein MNYNTYLKREIEKALFIEIGRDVPLNIGSSEVVLKKGEYPILPKDMIKMAEGNEKGSGGGIQLPVLIDGMIYLVGCDKEFKYFKLYKEFLKNAKGMISYIIKNIEANKDSDMKSSLIHLNTLCEIEPKKEYLYNRVVHLMNMLEKTSLEFLEEEILKSLERLSEEYEDFPMPFYHLGEYYINKDMDKAKVYLRKCLDYDETRLDAADLLDRIKSVEDYDSAIDLVKEGRGEEALKTLYNITDSQPENLDAKYYLCVALRQSNHNHKALMMLKELSDSIERQEVYAEIALNLAALSEFEAAIDYFRKALKIMPNDSGIICNIGVCQLNIGEIDEAEKTFSLASRINKNDEIALQWLDYIKNLQ from the coding sequence TTGAATTATAATACATACTTAAAAAGAGAAATTGAGAAAGCACTTTTTATAGAAATAGGAAGAGATGTTCCTTTGAACATAGGCTCTAGCGAAGTAGTCCTTAAAAAGGGGGAGTATCCAATACTTCCAAAGGATATGATAAAGATGGCTGAAGGTAATGAAAAAGGAAGTGGTGGGGGAATTCAACTTCCTGTTCTAATAGATGGAATGATTTATCTTGTAGGCTGTGATAAAGAATTTAAGTACTTTAAGTTATATAAAGAATTTTTGAAAAATGCTAAGGGAATGATTAGCTATATTATAAAGAATATAGAAGCTAATAAAGATTCAGATATGAAGTCATCACTTATTCATCTTAATACCCTTTGTGAAATTGAGCCTAAGAAAGAATACCTATACAATAGGGTAGTTCATCTTATGAATATGTTAGAAAAAACAAGTCTTGAGTTTTTAGAAGAAGAAATACTAAAAAGTTTAGAAAGACTTTCTGAAGAATATGAAGATTTTCCTATGCCATTTTATCACTTAGGTGAATATTATATAAATAAGGATATGGATAAGGCAAAAGTTTACCTTAGAAAGTGTTTAGATTATGATGAAACTAGATTAGATGCCGCGGATCTTTTAGATAGAATAAAAAGTGTTGAGGACTATGACTCTGCTATAGACTTAGTAAAGGAAGGTAGAGGAGAGGAAGCGCTTAAGACTCTATATAATATTACAGATAGCCAACCGGAGAATCTTGATGCTAAGTACTATCTGTGTGTTGCATTAAGACAAAGTAATCATAATCATAAGGCGCTTATGATGCTTAAGGAATTATCAGATAGTATAGAAAGACAAGAAGTTTATGCAGAAATAGCTTTGAACTTAGCTGCTCTTTCTGAATTTGAAGCCGCAATTGATTATTTTAGAAAGGCTCTAAAGATTATGCCTAATGATTCAGGGATTATATGTAATATAGGTGTTTGCCAACTAAATATTGGAGAAATAGATGAAGCAGAAAAAACATTTTCCCTTGCAAGTAGAATAAATAAAAATGATGAAATAGCACTTCAATGGTTAGATTACATTAAAAATTTACAATAA
- a CDS encoding MgtC/SapB family protein, giving the protein MDYIIIGESLLKLLLALILGGLIGGEREHKSRPAGLRTHMLVCIGATLIEITSINYYHEFRGGFNVDPMRLGAQVISGIGFLGAGTIIKEGASIRGLTTAASIWVVGCLGLTIGAGLYIEAILGTVFMYIALKCFKSLEGRIARGRRIYCLEIVAENIPGKIGEIGTQMGNCGVSILNVDMRDADSSHFTMELVVKSTGNINHSLIVEKVASLQGVKEVKFI; this is encoded by the coding sequence ATGGATTATATTATTATTGGGGAAAGTTTATTAAAACTTCTACTTGCCTTAATTTTAGGTGGTCTAATTGGAGGAGAGCGTGAGCATAAAAGTAGGCCAGCTGGACTTAGAACTCATATGTTAGTATGTATAGGGGCAACTCTCATAGAAATAACTTCTATAAACTACTATCATGAATTTCGTGGAGGCTTTAATGTTGACCCTATGAGACTTGGGGCTCAAGTTATAAGTGGGATAGGTTTTTTAGGAGCGGGTACAATTATTAAAGAAGGTGCAAGTATTAGAGGGCTTACAACTGCAGCAAGTATATGGGTAGTGGGGTGTTTAGGTCTTACCATTGGTGCAGGGCTTTATATAGAGGCTATTCTTGGTACAGTATTTATGTATATTGCCCTTAAGTGCTTTAAATCCTTAGAAGGAAGAATTGCAAGAGGAAGAAGGATATATTGCTTAGAAATAGTTGCAGAAAATATACCAGGGAAAATAGGTGAGATAGGAACCCAGATGGGAAACTGTGGAGTAAGCATATTAAATGTTGATATGCGTGATGCTGATAGCTCCCATTTTACTATGGAACTTGTAGTGAAAAGTACTGGTAATATAAATCATAGTTTGATAGTTGAGAAGGTAGCATCACTACAAGGAGTTAAAGAAGTTAAATTTATTTAA
- the pflA gene encoding pyruvate formate-lyase-activating protein — MTVARIHSIETMGLVDGPGIRFVVFMQGCKLRCLYCHNPDTWSMSEGEEISSIDLLNKVKRYKIYFKNSGGGVTLSGGDPLLQPEFVEEFFRMCKAEGIHTCLDTAGYGLGNYENILKYTDLVLLDIKHIDDKKHKCLTGQSMEESIKFIETLKNSNTKVWIRHVVVEGYTDSAEHVLSLAKYIDTIPNVERIDFLPYHTHGVNKYKELGINYRLDGLKPFKVERLEDLKKILEDNINDSIQIN, encoded by the coding sequence ATGACAGTGGCAAGAATTCATTCTATAGAAACAATGGGACTTGTTGATGGACCAGGTATAAGATTTGTAGTTTTTATGCAAGGATGTAAGTTGAGATGTCTTTATTGCCACAACCCAGATACATGGAGTATGTCAGAGGGAGAAGAAATAAGTTCTATTGACCTTTTAAATAAGGTTAAAAGATATAAGATATATTTTAAGAATTCAGGGGGAGGAGTTACACTGTCTGGTGGAGATCCTCTTCTTCAACCTGAATTTGTTGAAGAGTTCTTTAGGATGTGTAAGGCTGAGGGGATTCATACATGCCTTGATACAGCAGGCTATGGACTTGGAAACTATGAAAATATATTAAAATACACAGATCTTGTTCTTCTGGATATTAAGCATATAGATGATAAAAAACATAAATGTCTTACAGGTCAGTCTATGGAGGAGTCAATAAAATTTATAGAAACTCTAAAAAATAGTAATACTAAGGTATGGATAAGACATGTTGTTGTAGAAGGATATACAGATAGTGCTGAGCACGTATTATCTCTTGCAAAGTATATAGATACTATTCCAAATGTAGAGAGAATAGACTTCCTTCCTTATCATACACATGGTGTAAACAAATATAAGGAGCTTGGTATAAATTATAGATTAGATGGTTTAAAGCCTTTCAAAGTAGAAAGACTAGAAGATTTAAAGAAGATACTTGAAGATAACATTAATGATAGTATACAAATTAATTAA
- the pflB gene encoding formate C-acetyltransferase, whose amino-acid sequence MRFQQWIGFEKGIWCDEVDVRDFIQKNYVPYEGNEDFLQGPTENTKVVWDSALELLKKELKDGVVDIDTETVSGINAYKPGYIDKERESIVGFQTDAPLKRVVNPWGGIRMAVGAAKAYGYDVSEEMDEIFSKYRKTHNQGVFDAYTDEMRLARKVGIITGLPDAYGRGRIIGDYRRIAVYGIDFLIEKKMEDKKKLTGPMSEELIRLREEVSEQIVALNEIKEMALSYGFDISAPAKDAKEAVQWVYFGYLAAIKQQNGAAMSLGRVSSFLDVYINKDLNDGKITESEAQELIDQFVIKLRLARHLRTPEYNDLFAGDPTWVTESIGGMSSDGRTLVTKSSFRFLHTLVNLGSAPEPNMTVLWSTSLPEAFKKYCAEISIKTDSVQYENDDVMRPSYGDDYAIACCVSPMRVGKSMQFFGARANLAKALLYSLNGGIDEVKNMQVGPKTTLSSSEYLNYDDVMKSYDETLRWLAELYVNTMNVIHYMHDKYAYESSMMALHDTDVYRMMAFGIAGLSVVTDSLSAIKYAKVKPIRENGIAVDFEIEGDYPRYGNDDDRADSIAIEVVNKFMDELRRHKTYRDSDHTMSVLTITSNVVYGKKTGSTPDGRKAGEPFAPGANPMHGRDMSGALASLNSVAKIPFCNCEDGISNTFTIVPESLGREMEERKTNLVGILDGYFQQRAHHLNVNVLNRKTLEDAVENPEKYPTLTIRVSGYAVNFSRLSKEQQQEVILRTFHERV is encoded by the coding sequence ATGAGATTCCAACAATGGATAGGTTTTGAAAAGGGAATATGGTGTGATGAGGTTGATGTTAGAGACTTTATCCAAAAGAACTATGTTCCATATGAAGGTAATGAAGATTTTCTTCAAGGTCCAACTGAGAATACTAAGGTAGTATGGGATAGTGCTTTAGAACTTCTTAAGAAGGAACTTAAAGACGGAGTTGTAGATATAGATACTGAGACGGTTTCTGGTATAAATGCATATAAGCCAGGTTATATAGATAAAGAAAGAGAGTCTATAGTAGGTTTTCAAACAGATGCTCCTTTAAAGAGGGTTGTTAATCCTTGGGGAGGAATTAGAATGGCTGTTGGAGCTGCTAAGGCTTATGGATATGATGTAAGTGAAGAAATGGACGAGATTTTCTCAAAGTATAGAAAGACTCATAATCAAGGTGTCTTTGATGCTTATACTGATGAAATGAGACTTGCAAGAAAAGTAGGTATTATAACAGGACTTCCAGATGCCTATGGTAGAGGTAGAATTATAGGTGACTATAGAAGAATAGCTGTTTATGGTATTGATTTTCTTATAGAAAAGAAGATGGAAGATAAGAAGAAGTTAACAGGTCCTATGAGTGAAGAGCTTATAAGACTTCGTGAAGAAGTTTCAGAGCAAATAGTTGCACTTAACGAAATAAAGGAAATGGCACTTAGCTACGGATTTGATATATCAGCTCCTGCAAAGGATGCTAAGGAAGCTGTACAATGGGTATACTTCGGATATCTTGCAGCTATTAAGCAACAAAACGGTGCTGCTATGTCACTAGGAAGAGTATCTTCTTTCCTTGATGTATATATTAATAAGGATTTAAATGATGGGAAGATTACAGAATCTGAGGCGCAAGAATTGATTGATCAATTTGTAATTAAGCTAAGACTTGCAAGACACCTTAGAACTCCAGAATACAATGATTTATTCGCAGGTGATCCTACTTGGGTTACAGAGTCAATAGGTGGTATGTCTAGTGACGGAAGAACTCTTGTTACTAAAAGTAGCTTTAGATTCCTGCATACACTAGTGAATCTAGGTTCTGCACCAGAGCCTAATATGACAGTACTTTGGTCAACAAGTCTTCCAGAGGCTTTTAAGAAATATTGTGCAGAAATTTCAATTAAAACAGATTCAGTACAATATGAAAATGATGATGTAATGAGACCTAGTTACGGTGATGATTATGCTATTGCTTGCTGTGTTTCTCCTATGAGAGTTGGTAAGAGTATGCAGTTCTTTGGAGCAAGAGCGAATCTTGCAAAGGCTTTACTTTACTCTTTAAACGGTGGTATAGATGAAGTTAAGAACATGCAAGTAGGTCCTAAGACTACACTATCAAGTTCAGAGTATTTAAACTATGACGATGTTATGAAAAGCTACGACGAAACATTAAGATGGCTTGCAGAGCTTTATGTAAATACTATGAATGTTATTCACTATATGCATGACAAATACGCATATGAATCATCAATGATGGCTCTACATGATACTGATGTATATAGAATGATGGCATTTGGAATAGCTGGACTTTCAGTTGTTACTGACTCGCTAAGTGCTATTAAATATGCAAAGGTTAAACCAATTCGTGAAAATGGTATTGCAGTTGACTTTGAAATTGAAGGAGATTACCCAAGATATGGTAATGATGACGATAGAGCAGATAGTATTGCAATTGAAGTTGTAAATAAGTTTATGGATGAATTAAGACGCCATAAAACATATAGAGATTCAGATCATACTATGAGTGTTCTTACTATTACATCAAATGTTGTGTACGGTAAGAAAACAGGATCAACACCAGATGGAAGAAAGGCTGGAGAGCCATTTGCACCAGGGGCTAATCCAATGCATGGTAGAGACATGAGTGGAGCACTAGCATCACTTAACTCAGTTGCAAAAATACCATTCTGTAACTGTGAAGATGGTATATCAAATACCTTTACTATAGTTCCAGAGTCATTAGGACGCGAGATGGAAGAGAGAAAAACAAATTTAGTTGGCATACTAGATGGATATTTTCAACAAAGAGCACATCATCTAAATGTAAATGTTCTAAATAGAAAAACACTTGAGGATGCAGTAGAAAATCCAGAAAAATACCCAACACTAACTATTAGAGTTTCAGGATATGCTGTTAACTTTAGCAGACTATCAAAGGAACAACAACAGGAAGTTATCCTTAGAACTTTCCACGAAAGGGTGTAA
- a CDS encoding GNAT family N-acetyltransferase yields MLKGNKTMLRPIELEDSRILSTWLNDRETNKGLDIIYPLSKRYADSFVLEAEDERKRIFMIDDEEYKPIGIVIIDKIKWEYRHCEIGIAIYKKEKRGQGYGKDSLKTLLDFIFNDMNMNLVYLNVLENNIPAINLYKSLGFTQEGILRNRYYQGGKYYNIISMSLTREELVTVL; encoded by the coding sequence ATGCTAAAGGGAAATAAAACAATGCTAAGACCTATTGAACTAGAGGACTCAAGAATTCTTTCAACTTGGCTTAATGATAGAGAAACCAACAAAGGACTTGATATTATATACCCTCTTTCAAAGCGCTATGCAGATAGCTTTGTACTTGAAGCTGAAGATGAAAGAAAAAGGATATTTATGATAGATGATGAGGAATATAAACCTATAGGAATAGTTATTATAGATAAGATTAAGTGGGAATATAGACACTGTGAGATAGGAATTGCTATATACAAGAAAGAGAAAAGAGGGCAAGGGTACGGAAAAGATTCATTAAAGACATTACTTGACTTTATATTTAATGATATGAATATGAATCTTGTATACTTAAATGTTCTTGAAAATAATATTCCAGCTATAAATCTATATAAGTCACTTGGATTTACTCAGGAGGGCATCTTAAGGAATAGATATTATCAAGGTGGGAAGTATTATAACATTATATCTATGAGTTTAACTAGAGAGGAATTAGTGACTGTATTGTAA
- a CDS encoding glucose-6-phosphate isomerase: protein MGKIALDYSQVLNFINNKELTTLQEKIRLCHNMLHNGTGEGSDYLGWVDLPNNYEEIEFDKVKAVAQKIKKQSEVLIVVGIGGSYLGARAAIEMLNHNFYNELPSDKRKGPKVYFAGHNISSYYLKNLLDIIEGQDVSINVISKSGTTTEPAIVFRLLKEYMENKYGKNEASKRIYVTTDKCKGALKKLANKEGYESFVIPNDVGGRYSVLTPVGLLPMAVAGIDIDEVMIGAKASMEDLSTDALDFNEAYKYAAIRNTLYSKGKTTEVMVSYEPNLFYFGEWYKQLFGESEGKDGKGIFPTTLSFTTDLHSMGQYIQDGIKNIFETVLNVEKPIDEILIKKDAKNIDGLNYLKGKTLGFVNKKSMEGAMLAHVDGGVPNLIINIPEISPYYLGYLIYFFQKACGMSGYLLGVNPFNQPGVEVYKTNMFRLLGKPGYEDILIEEVASTN, encoded by the coding sequence ATGGGAAAAATAGCTTTAGATTATTCACAAGTACTTAATTTCATAAATAACAAAGAATTAACTACCTTACAGGAAAAGATAAGGCTATGCCATAATATGTTGCATAATGGAACGGGGGAGGGTAGTGATTATTTGGGGTGGGTAGATTTACCTAATAATTATGAGGAAATTGAGTTTGATAAGGTTAAAGCTGTAGCACAAAAAATAAAAAAACAATCAGAGGTTTTAATAGTTGTAGGTATAGGAGGATCATATTTAGGTGCAAGAGCTGCAATAGAAATGTTAAATCATAATTTCTATAATGAGCTTCCGAGTGATAAGAGAAAAGGACCTAAAGTGTATTTTGCAGGCCATAATATTAGTTCGTATTATCTTAAAAATCTTCTGGATATTATAGAGGGACAGGATGTATCTATAAATGTAATATCAAAATCAGGTACAACTACGGAGCCTGCAATTGTATTTAGACTACTAAAAGAATATATGGAAAATAAATATGGTAAGAATGAAGCTAGTAAAAGGATATATGTAACTACGGATAAATGTAAAGGTGCATTGAAGAAACTAGCCAATAAAGAAGGGTATGAAAGCTTTGTAATTCCTAACGATGTTGGAGGAAGATATTCTGTGCTGACTCCTGTAGGATTGCTTCCTATGGCTGTAGCTGGGATAGATATAGATGAGGTTATGATAGGTGCTAAAGCTTCTATGGAGGATTTATCAACTGATGCACTTGATTTTAATGAAGCATATAAATATGCTGCTATAAGGAATACACTATACTCTAAGGGTAAAACAACAGAGGTAATGGTAAGTTATGAGCCTAATCTATTTTATTTTGGCGAATGGTATAAGCAGCTATTTGGAGAAAGTGAAGGAAAGGATGGAAAGGGCATATTTCCAACTACATTAAGTTTCACAACTGATTTACATTCAATGGGTCAATATATACAGGATGGTATAAAGAATATATTTGAAACTGTTTTAAATGTAGAAAAGCCTATAGACGAAATTCTAATTAAAAAAGATGCTAAAAATATAGATGGGTTAAACTATTTAAAAGGAAAAACATTGGGTTTTGTAAATAAGAAGTCTATGGAAGGTGCAATGTTAGCTCATGTAGATGGAGGAGTACCTAATTTAATTATTAATATTCCAGAGATTTCTCCATATTACCTAGGATATTTAATATATTTCTTTCAAAAAGCTTGTGGAATGAGTGGATACTTACTTGGAGTAAATCCATTTAATCAGCCAGGTGTAGAAGTATATAAAACAAATATGTTTAGATTGTTAGGTAAGCCGGGATATGAAGATATTCTTATAGAAGAAGTAGCTTCCACTAATTAA
- a CDS encoding phospho-sugar mutase, with translation MLVEDTDYLKLYNQWLESDYINSDTKTELRLIKKNEREINDRFYKNLEFGTGGMRGIIGAGLNRMNIYTVRKATQGLANYLNQINNRYTNSVVIAYDSRIYSDVFAEEVSMILAGNGISVYLFEGIRTTPELSFAVRYLKCSAGIVITASHNPSEYNGYKVYGPDGGQITDVYAEGIIKCINDIDNFDKIKKIDKKQAIEKKLFRLIGEEIDREYVDRVKNLSLKPKLSQSILDFSVVYTPLHGTGLMPISRCLKELGYKNIYIVESQAIPDGNFSTVKSPNPEEHESFELGIELAEKVNADILLGTDPDADRVGVVVKDNKGQYKVLTGNQVGALLMQYILSSQKLISEKDAVIKTIVTSDLGARIAESFGASIFNTLTGFKYIGERIKQFEEENSYNFLFGYEESYGYLSGTFVRDKDAVSSSMLIVEMTAFYKSLGKTLYDVLQDLYKSYGFYRECLKTFTFKGVEGQIKINNIMEKARDFKSLKLFMNDIDYIEDYRLQKRIYIENDAMEEIQLPKSNVIKVCFINESWIAIRPSGTEPKLKIYFSAIGSSNKIAEEILNKLIKRTNEFLKLI, from the coding sequence ATGCTAGTGGAAGATACAGATTATTTAAAACTATATAATCAATGGTTAGAAAGTGATTATATTAATTCAGATACTAAAACAGAACTTAGATTAATTAAAAAAAATGAGAGAGAAATAAATGATCGTTTCTATAAAAACCTTGAGTTTGGAACAGGTGGAATGCGAGGTATTATTGGTGCAGGCTTAAATAGAATGAATATTTATACTGTTAGAAAAGCTACACAAGGTTTAGCTAATTATTTAAATCAAATTAATAATAGGTATACTAATAGTGTAGTTATAGCTTATGACTCTAGAATTTATTCAGATGTTTTCGCTGAAGAAGTGTCAATGATTCTTGCTGGGAATGGTATAAGTGTGTATTTGTTTGAAGGGATTAGGACAACACCGGAACTTTCTTTTGCTGTAAGGTACCTAAAATGTTCAGCAGGGATTGTTATAACAGCTAGCCATAATCCATCTGAATACAATGGATATAAGGTATATGGTCCTGATGGAGGCCAGATAACTGACGTATATGCTGAGGGGATTATAAAATGTATTAATGATATAGATAATTTTGATAAAATAAAAAAAATAGATAAAAAACAGGCGATAGAAAAAAAACTTTTTAGGTTAATTGGTGAAGAAATTGATAGAGAATATGTTGATAGGGTTAAAAATCTTTCATTGAAACCAAAATTGTCTCAAAGTATTCTAGATTTTAGTGTAGTATATACACCATTACATGGTACTGGTTTAATGCCTATTAGTAGATGTCTAAAAGAATTAGGTTATAAAAATATTTATATTGTAGAGTCACAAGCTATACCTGATGGAAATTTTTCTACGGTTAAATCTCCAAATCCGGAAGAACATGAATCATTTGAATTAGGAATAGAATTAGCTGAGAAAGTTAATGCAGATATTTTATTAGGAACAGATCCTGATGCTGACCGTGTAGGGGTAGTGGTTAAAGATAATAAGGGTCAGTATAAAGTATTAACTGGAAATCAAGTAGGGGCTTTACTTATGCAATATATTCTTTCATCTCAAAAATTAATATCCGAGAAAGATGCTGTAATAAAGACAATAGTTACTTCAGACCTTGGTGCTAGAATTGCTGAGTCTTTTGGAGCAAGTATATTTAATACTTTAACAGGATTTAAATATATAGGAGAAAGAATAAAACAGTTTGAAGAAGAAAATTCATATAATTTTTTATTTGGATATGAGGAAAGTTATGGTTATTTATCAGGAACATTTGTAAGAGATAAAGATGCGGTTAGCTCTTCAATGCTTATTGTAGAAATGACAGCATTCTATAAATCACTAGGTAAAACTTTATATGATGTGTTACAAGATTTATATAAAAGTTATGGGTTCTACCGTGAGTGTTTGAAAACTTTTACATTTAAAGGGGTAGAGGGTCAGATAAAGATTAATAATATTATGGAAAAGGCTAGAGACTTTAAGTCTTTAAAACTCTTTATGAATGACATAGATTATATTGAAGATTATAGATTGCAAAAGAGAATTTACATAGAAAACGACGCGATGGAGGAAATACAGTTACCTAAGTCAAATGTAATTAAAGTATGTTTTATTAACGAGTCATGGATTGCTATTAGACCTTCTGGAACAGAACCAAAATTAAAAATATATTTTTCTGCAATTGGTTCTAGCAATAAGATAGCAGAAGAAATTTTAAATAAGTTAATAAAAAGGACTAATGAATTTCTTAAATTGATTTGA
- the rfbG gene encoding CDP-glucose 4,6-dehydratase, whose translation MSNLFNNIYQGKRVLITGHTGFKGAWLSLWLQKLGAKVIGYALEPPTEPSLFKICKLEEKITSIIGDIRDEGKLRQVFKEYKPDIVFHLAAQPLVRFSYREPKETYEINIMGTVNVLEVAKNTDSVKSVIIITTDKCYENKEWAYGYRETDSMGGYDPYSCSKSCVELIVSSYRNSFFNERGIALSSVRAGNVIGGGDWAEDRLIPDFVRSIIENKSIFIRNPLAIRPWQHVLEPLSGYLWLGALMLEDKYKYNSGWNFGPKDSDILNVEKILELAIESWGKGSIEVDKSEQPHEANFLKLDISKVASYLKWYPVYDINKSIHKTIQWYKTYYENKNEDIYEYTLKQIQHYEKEAQIQSLMWSE comes from the coding sequence ATGAGTAATTTATTTAATAATATTTATCAAGGTAAGAGAGTGCTTATAACAGGACATACAGGGTTTAAAGGGGCATGGCTATCATTATGGCTTCAAAAACTTGGCGCTAAAGTTATAGGATATGCGTTAGAACCTCCTACAGAGCCTTCTCTTTTTAAAATATGTAAGTTAGAAGAAAAAATCACGAGTATAATTGGTGACATAAGAGATGAAGGAAAATTAAGACAGGTTTTTAAAGAATATAAGCCAGATATAGTTTTTCACTTGGCAGCACAGCCTCTTGTAAGGTTTTCCTATAGAGAGCCGAAGGAAACTTATGAAATAAATATAATGGGAACAGTAAATGTGCTTGAAGTAGCTAAAAATACAGATAGTGTAAAGTCAGTTATAATCATTACTACAGATAAATGTTATGAAAATAAAGAATGGGCTTATGGATATAGAGAAACTGATTCAATGGGAGGTTATGATCCATATAGTTGCAGTAAAAGCTGTGTTGAACTTATAGTTTCTTCTTATAGAAATAGCTTTTTCAATGAAAGAGGAATAGCCTTATCATCAGTAAGAGCAGGAAATGTAATTGGTGGTGGAGATTGGGCAGAGGATAGATTGATTCCTGACTTTGTAAGGTCTATTATAGAAAATAAATCAATATTTATAAGAAATCCATTAGCAATAAGACCTTGGCAACATGTATTAGAACCTTTATCAGGATATTTATGGCTTGGAGCATTAATGCTTGAAGATAAATATAAATATAATAGTGGATGGAATTTTGGACCTAAAGATTCTGATATTTTAAACGTAGAAAAGATATTGGAATTGGCTATAGAAAGTTGGGGGAAAGGTAGTATTGAAGTGGATAAATCAGAACAACCTCATGAAGCGAATTTTTTAAAGCTTGATATAAGTAAGGTGGCATCATACTTAAAGTGGTATCCAGTATATGATATTAATAAATCTATACATAAAACAATACAGTGGTATAAAACATACTATGAAAATAAAAATGAAGATATATATGAATATACTTTAAAACAAATACAACATTATGAGAAAGAAGCGCAAATACAGAGTTTAATGTGGAGTGAATAA
- a CDS encoding SDR family oxidoreductase — MKKVLIIGASGFLGRELYKTIELDTTYKVYGTYSKGKIENLEHLDVSDLESINNVFSKIQPNIVIITAALTNVEYCERNREETYRINVLGIENIVKECKKYNCRIIYISTEYVFDGINGPYDEIAEVNPINYYGETKLLGEKIILKETEEYLIIRTTVVYGWDLQSKNFIMQLIKSLSENKSMKVPVDQISSPTYCPNLAEMIKECCDKNIKGVFNIVGSEIMDRYTFAIKAADTIGLNKELLIPIKTELLGQVANRPLNAGLKVEKVLETLQTKPISVGNGLKEVRKHYIEYKKRPLEEAIYE, encoded by the coding sequence TTGAAAAAAGTTTTAATAATAGGAGCATCAGGATTTTTAGGTAGAGAGTTGTACAAGACAATTGAATTAGATACAACCTATAAAGTTTATGGTACATATTCAAAAGGAAAAATAGAAAATTTGGAGCATTTAGATGTATCAGACTTAGAAAGTATTAATAATGTCTTTTCAAAAATACAACCTAATATTGTAATAATAACAGCTGCCTTAACAAATGTAGAATATTGTGAAAGAAATAGAGAAGAAACTTACAGGATAAATGTTTTAGGAATTGAAAATATAGTTAAGGAGTGCAAAAAATATAACTGTAGGATTATATATATTTCTACAGAATATGTATTTGACGGAATAAATGGACCTTATGATGAAATAGCAGAAGTCAATCCTATAAATTATTATGGAGAAACTAAGCTTTTAGGCGAAAAAATAATACTGAAAGAAACAGAGGAATATTTAATTATAAGAACCACAGTGGTATACGGTTGGGATTTACAGTCTAAAAATTTTATAATGCAGTTAATAAAAAGTCTTAGTGAAAATAAATCTATGAAAGTACCTGTTGATCAAATAAGTAGTCCTACTTACTGTCCTAATTTAGCAGAGATGATTAAAGAATGTTGTGATAAAAACATTAAGGGTGTATTTAATATAGTTGGAAGTGAAATTATGGATAGGTATACTTTTGCAATTAAGGCAGCAGACACTATAGGCTTAAATAAAGAGTTATTAATACCTATAAAAACGGAATTGTTAGGACAAGTTGCTAATAGACCACTCAATGCAGGGCTAAAAGTAGAAAAAGTATTAGAAACATTACAAACTAAACCTATTAGTGTGGGGAATGGACTGAAAGAAGTTCGAAAGCATTACATAGAATATAAGAAGAGACCTCTAGAGGAGGCTATTTATGAGTAA